The Alkalihalophilus pseudofirmus nucleotide sequence TTTCACAATCCATACACAAGGATTTAGAATTCCTATCTTATCAATGTATGAAAACATCTATAAAGTTGAGGCAGCCAAATGATCAGCTTAATAAAGAGATTTATTTGCAAACGCAGAGGACACACATGGGAGATGTACACTGTGAGCACTGGTTATTGGGGTAATGATATTGAACAAGCAGGATATTGTACTAGATGTAAACTAGACACACATGGAGAATATATAAAATAAAATAAATTGAAAAAGAGGTTTTTGGATGACTAGAAAAATATTTGGTTTTTTAATCGCAATTGGAATTTTGATTAGTGTAGTTGTTGTAGCAATCTCGTTAGTAGTATCAGTTCAGAATAAAGCTATCAATCTTGAAGAACAGATTTTTGAAAGCAGCTCAGCAATTGAGATTCAAGAAAAGCGCAGGGTTGATTTAGTCCATAACTTAGTGGATACAGTTCAGTCTTATGACAATCACGAACGTGGCACTATGACAGAATTAACTGAAGCTAGAGCACAAGCTAATAGTGGAAACATTGAAGAGGCACGACTATCAATTCAAGCTATTACTGAGGCATATCCAGACCTGAAATCAGTAGAGAATTATCAAACTCTTATGACTGA carries:
- a CDS encoding LemA family protein gives rise to the protein MTRKIFGFLIAIGILISVVVVAISLVVSVQNKAINLEEQIFESSSAIEIQEKRRVDLVHNLVDTVQSYDNHERGTMTELTEARAQANSGNIEEARLSIQAITEAYPDLKSVENYQTLMTELSATENLIAEHRKTYNIQVRAYNKHVRQFPNRAILDFMGYEQIDSDYLEYDAPSDAPTDLFNQGEDDE